The Setaria viridis chromosome 6, Setaria_viridis_v4.0, whole genome shotgun sequence genome includes the window TTGCGGCTGCGGCGAGCAGCATGTCCCTGGAAAGCAGGATGAAAAGCTAGCAATAATCCTGATATGAAATGCAGGCGAGATCGAGCACCTGGCCAGCAAGCCCAACCCTAGATAATCGATGGAATATACGGCCGTGGGTGCCAACGACGACTAATTAAAGCTACCACTCGTATACCTATTTCGATGTGGGACTTGCATTGCATGCTGTGTACATCCATCCATCGATCCATCGCGGACAGACGAGACGATCGACAGATAAACAAACGACATGCATGGTGGCTTGGTGATGTGCTGAAAACTGTGGCCAGCAGCCTGCTCATGAGCTTGTTCTGTCATCTGTGGTGGTCCAACGTCCAAGCACCGGCCGGCCTTTTCTCCATGCTTTTGCATTATATATaatcttttcttttaatttcttttcCCCTGCTTTTCAGATCCATGTAGTGGAGAAGCACATTTTGGATTCACTTTTCTAGTCGAGATTCTTTTTCCCGCCTGCATATGGATTTAATTAAGTGGCTTCGGTTGGCTATAATAATTCGTTTTGGGTTGCATAGTATGTATCAGCAGAGCTCGCGCCAGCACTTTCAGATCTCTATTAGTATTTGTAACGATGAACTATCTGGCACTAAGCACAAAAGCGTGTTGCTCCGCATGTTCATATGGATTGCAACAGCACATCAAGCATCTGCCTTGATCATTATAAACACTAATAATTCAAACAGGAGATTGAAAAAAAACACTAATAATCCATTTCTATTAGAAATATGTGTGTGAACTGTGAACACAATATGCACAGCAGCTAGGTACTCCAACCAGGGTTAAAAGGTGCGGCAAAAATCTCAGGTGGGCCCTGCATTCTGCAGTTGTAGTGACGCATCACTTGTGTGAGCATGCATGCATTGCATCCTGAAGAAATTACAAGCAGGATGCAACAAAATTAATAAAGCAACAAGGCAGAAACAATATAACGCATGAAGGTTAATTATAGCCTGGTGGAAATAATTAATTAAATTCCATCATTCGAAGACTGCTTTTTCTTCGTGACGGCGGATCGCTTTCTTTCTATCAATCCGGGCGGTGCTAGTGGAGTGGCGCCAATTAAACGACGGATCCATCCATGGAGATGCCATCAAACAAACGAGTCCACTAGAAGCTTTGCTACTGCTGCCGCTGTCTCCTCACTCTCTTTATTTGCAAAAAGCGACGCCACACTACCGAAACCACGCAATGCCCAATAATAATCAAAACATTTTAATATTTCACCTCGTGCACATGCTAGCGTCCAAATGCCACACTTTGGTCGATGATACTACCTATAGCTAACTTAGGGCTGTCTGCTTGCGTGTGCATACTTCTTTCAGATCGTAcgtaaatatatataaattgcGCTATATATGTGAAATGATAGCTTTAGGGGAAGAAATATGTTGAATTATATATGTGATGCTAGCCTTAGGGGAAGAAATATGTCGAATTTATACCTCTCCTCTATGACGGCCTCCCTTCTTCTGCATTCTCCGTCGGGGGTTAGGGTTAGAGTTTAGGATCAGCCTCCTGATGGTGTGAGGAGGAGGGACAGGCCTGCTAGGTTCGGCGAGGAGGCGTagatagcaaaagttatgaacaaaaagatcaaaatgacttgtaatttggaGGGAGAGTATAAGCTTGTTACTTTAAAGgatgatttgaaaaaaaagcCGACAAAGGAGCCCCTCTTACTCACTAGGCCGCCATTGCACTCAAGTGCGTGTGCGTCGAACATTGTACTACTCGAATTATAGTTGAATCACTCGCTTAGTCGCTTTGCATGCTTCCGTCTAATGTATATTGTGTGTCCAAACATGCATGTACATTTCTCTTCTGTTATAATAAAATTAGAATGCGTGATTGACAGATTAAGCATGTATGGTAGCATTATATCATAGCATGTGTGGAACTGCGACCACAGGCCATGTGGAGTAGTGGTGTGTTAAAGTTACGGTGAACACCTCGAGTGCATGTCGCGTAACTTTGCTAGCTTTTCACATACTCCTAGCTAGCGTCCTAGGTAGAGTAGGCTGTGATAAAAAAGAAAGGCTACAGCTTGCACTGTCCGGCAGGCACAAGAGGAAGTGGACATACGACAAGCAGAAAAACAGTGACAGTTGGAGTGCCACGTCCCTCTCAGCTAGCAGTCGGTCCACCTGTGGCTATGGGGCCCACGAGCAGTGGCTAGCCACAGTACACATCACTCGCTAGCTCGGACATTCCCTCCCTCGATCATCTCAGTCAGTCAGTTGGCATCATGGCACTCTAGCTCCACTGCCTGAGACTCCCTCCGGTCGAGCTGCTGCGCTTATATAGCGACCCCCCCTCGCTCCGAGCTCGATCACTACCCACCACTGGCATCGATCATCCTCTTGATCTTCCTTCTCGTTCCTCTGATCGATATATCCTTCTCGGCCGAGCTAGCCCGTACCGGGCCGCCAGGCAAGAGATCAGAGGGCAAACAGAGCTAGTAACAATGGCGGATGCGGGGGAAGGGCGGCGGGTTTGCGGCATGCCGGAGAAGGCTCAGCTCCACGTGGCGATGCTGGCGCTGCAGTTCGGGTACGCGGGGTTCCACGTGGTGTCGCGGCTGGCGCTGAACATGGGCATCAGCAAGCTCGTCTTCCCCGTGTACCGCAACATCATCGCGCTCTGCCTCCTCGTGCCCTTCGCCTACTTCCTCGAGAAGAAGGACAGGCCGCAGCTGACGCTCAACTTCGTCGTCCagttcttcctcctcgcgctctgCGGCATCACCGCGAACCAGGGGTTCTACCTGCTCGGCCTCGACAACACGTCCCCCACGTTCGCCTCCGCCATCCAGAACTCCGtcccggccatcaccttcgccatggccgcggcgCTCCGGATCGAGAAGGTCCGCCTCGACCGCCGCGACGGCGTGGCCAAGGTGGTGGGCACGCTGGCTTGCGTCGCGGGGGCCTCCGTCATCACGCTCTACAAGGGCCCCACGATCTTCGGCCCGTCGTCCGGCGGCGACAAGCAGCTGATCATGCAGCAGCTCGTCGCCGGCCCGGAGCTCGCCATGGGGCTGAGCAAGGCCGTGGAGGGGGAGATGAAGAACTGGACGCTGGGTTGCGTGTACCTGGTCGGTCACTGCCTGTCGTGGTCGGGGTGGCTGGTGCTGCAGGCCCCCGTGCTGAAGAAGTACCCGGCGAGGCTGTCCGTGACCTCCTACACCTGCTTCTTCGGTGTCATCCAGTTCCTCATCATCGCCGCCTTCATGGAGAGGGACGCCGACGCATGGAAGTTCCACTCCGGATCCGAGCTCTTCACGATCCTATACGCCGTGagttagctagctagctgtaAAAATGATGCCTTTTTTACAAAGAAATGATCCTAGCTAGCTAAATGCCTTTTGCTAATGAAAAAAAGATGCCTGCTTGCAGGGGTTCATCGCGTCTGGGGTGGCGTTCGCGGTCCAGATCTGGTGCATCGACCGTGGGGGCCCGGTGTTCGTGGCGGTGTACCAGCCCGTGCAGACGCTGGTGGTGGCAATCATGGCGTCCCTCACCCTCGGCGAGAAGTTCTACCTCGGAGGCATCATCGGCGCCGCCCTCATCATCGTCGGGCTCTACCTCGTGCTCTGGGGAAAGAGCGAGGAGAGGGCGCGCCTCGCcagggacgccgccgccgccgtcgtcatcatgccgccgtcgtccgacgccggcgccaccgcccggAGCGCCAACAAGCTCACGCAGCCGCTCCTGCTGCCGCCCTCCACCGAGAACAACGTCTGATCCATCCAGCCGGCCGGCCATCGTCTCGATCGATCACTGCACGGCGGCGCATGGAGGATCATCCATCCATCGATCGATCCAGCAAGCAGATCAGCAGTGTTGTTAATCAATTATTAGTGCTTTAAATTTTTCTCTTTGTTGCTTTCACGATACGACGCATGCATGTATGCATTATTGTTAATGGTGTGGTGAGCGATGATGATGAGCAGACGACGACTGCATACACAGCAGGTTGCATGTTGCGACGACTTTGCCTGCTGCTTCGTGCGTACTACTTAGTAGGATTGTTTGCGACATTATGCATGTATTTGCATGGTCGATCGGAAATTAGTGTGTGTACGATCAATATTAATTAATTGGTGTGTTCATGGAGCCTTTGCTGCCTTGCTACTACTTACTCCTATCCTATTACCGAGTACTACTCCTTTTCTTCCTAAATGTTTTGTTAGGGTTaagttttcaaaataaaagGCATATATGTGTATGCCTCCGCTATTCGGTACCTGGGTACGGAATAGTTCCCCCGAGCCATTCCCGCGTGCGagtgccccccccccctcacGCCTGGTTTTATCTACGCGTGCGTGATGCAACCGGGCATTGTGAATTAGTCACGTTTATATAAACAATAATGTGCAAACCAGCCTCCCGACTTCAAGCAAAACATCTAGTTCTGCTGCCGTTCAGCATCTTTCTCAGTTAGCAGGCATTAATTGAGTGCAGTTCTTCTGTGATCCTCGCCTGCTAAACAATAATCCAACTGGAATGCCACGTTAATTGAGTGCAGTTGGGCTAATAGGAACGATCGGTTTCGGGGTCGTGGATGGAGGACGTGGCGAATGTGTTTCTTCTTCGAACTTATAACATATTTTTGGACTATTAAACGATCTCGAATGAAAAAGTTATCAACTATAAAGTTTAAAATctcatcgagctctacaattttgatataaagtttgtattcatccgagatcATATGCATtattgtgaagcgaagccaCCATATCAGgaacaagcgaataataacgtgagagcaagtaagtATCAGTAGCAACACACGGATATTTCCGCTAGCAAAAATAAAGAGAAGAAAACGGATTAACAAAAATCAAAACCATATGGCAACAGCCTACAACCCAAGCTCATACACACCTGACGAATCAAGAAGATGAAAACTGGCCAAGGTGAGAAGCCTCTGACACTTGCATGCACCTAGAAGAACTGTAGACGAGGGTTTGCTCCATAAAAACCTGATAGCCAAACACTCCGTGCACAAAACTAATTAAACACATGAACATACTGACACCAGATAGATATGAATGAAAAAGATGCTCCATATAATGTAGATCCTGTAAGGAATCTATGATGTACACAAAACCGGGAATACATAGAAACACTAAAATAACTTGCAAATTAATTGAGTGCAGTTCTTCTCCATTATTGCAGTAGACAATGTATGTATACAGTTTTTTGAAAAGGATAAGCTACCAACAAAAACTG containing:
- the LOC117859518 gene encoding protein WALLS ARE THIN 1 → MADAGEGRRVCGMPEKAQLHVAMLALQFGYAGFHVVSRLALNMGISKLVFPVYRNIIALCLLVPFAYFLEKKDRPQLTLNFVVQFFLLALCGITANQGFYLLGLDNTSPTFASAIQNSVPAITFAMAAALRIEKVRLDRRDGVAKVVGTLACVAGASVITLYKGPTIFGPSSGGDKQLIMQQLVAGPELAMGLSKAVEGEMKNWTLGCVYLVGHCLSWSGWLVLQAPVLKKYPARLSVTSYTCFFGVIQFLIIAAFMERDADAWKFHSGSELFTILYAGFIASGVAFAVQIWCIDRGGPVFVAVYQPVQTLVVAIMASLTLGEKFYLGGIIGAALIIVGLYLVLWGKSEERARLARDAAAAVVIMPPSSDAGATARSANKLTQPLLLPPSTENNV